In the genome of Hyphomicrobium sp. ghe19, the window TGCTTCCGAGTTTCCGAAACCGGCGCTCTTCGGGACCTCGAAGGCATGGCTTGCATAAGAGCCGTTGGCTGCGCCATTCACTGGCATTTCATTGACGGCCGGCCGAGCGCTCGCGAACGGCGCCTCGAATGGTGTCATCGCCGGCTGGGGCGCCGGTGCGGCTTCGATTGGCCGGGCTGCTTCAACCTTCGGTTCGAATTTAGATTCGAATTTCGGTTCAGCCTTGGCTTCGAATTTCGGTTCGATCTTGGGTTCGAGCTTCGGCTCGATCTTGGGCTCAAACTTCGGCTCGAACTTCGGCTCGAACTTCGGCTCGAACTTCGGCTCGAACTTCGGCTCAATCTTCAGATCAGCCCTGACTTCGGGTTGCGGCTCAACCTTTGCCGCACTCTTCGCGAACGGCGACGGTCCAAGATCGAAGGCAAACGGATCGGCGCTGTCGGCCGGCTCGCCGGACGGAAACTCATCAGATGGCGCTTTGCCCGAGGATGCTGCGGGCTCTGCGGGCACTTCCGCTTTGCCAACCGTATCGTGAGGCGACGCGCTGCGGCCCTGACGTAGAGCATTCAGATCATCATTGAGCAGCTCAGCAAGCTGCGCCTCGATCCGTGCGGTATCGCTTTCGACAACTGGATGAACGTCGACGGGCGTCGCTTCAATGACCACGGCCGGTTCGACAGGTTTAGGTTCTGCCGCGATCGTTTCGATCGAGATCGACTCGATCGTGATCGATTCAACCGACACCGATTTTAGCGACGCTTCCGGCGACACGTTTCCGTTGCGCTCTTTCGGTGCGGGCTCCGCGGCCGGGAAATCATTTTTCTCGATCGGCGTGAACGATGGCGTCCGCTGCTCGGCTTTGCCCGCTGCAGTTCCTGCTTCCCTGCTATCTTCCGAGGGGCGCGACCTCAACGTCGACGGCTTTTCCGCATCGAGGGACGGGGCCGGATTTGAGAAACCGTGCGCCTGCTTGATCTCAGGCTCGGGATCAGCCGGCTGCGAGGATTTCAGAAAAGCCTCTCGCGACATGAAACCACGCTGAGGCGTGGGTGCGGACGGCGACGGCGCGGGCGACGTCTTCATGGCTGGGGAAAATGGAGCGCCCGGTCTCGGCGAAGTCGAAGGTGATCTCAGGCCGGACGAATCCTCCGCGATGATCTTGCGGATCGAGGCGAGGATTTCCTCCATGCTCGGCTCGGCTGTGGATTCCAGTCTCGACATACCCTACCTTTTTCGCAAACAAGCCGCTTTCACCGAAAGCGTAGCGAACTCACCGCACCCAACCGCCCTTGCCTTCCGTAGGACTCATTGAGGACCCTCGGAGATCCAGCATGGTGGCAGGTTGCGGGAAAACCGCAACGATCCCACGAGCAGTTATCCCCGGAGAGAGGCACTCTCAAGGCGACGGGGCACAACGAAATTTAATTCTTTCGGGCAAAAAATCCAGCCCTGGCAAAGCATAAGTTGCGGCCGCTCACTTGATCGGCGCGACTTCCATGTGCTCCTGGCGCCCATCGTCGTGGGTGATGTCCAAGCCGAACCACTTGTTCCGGACTTCGAGGTAATGCACTTCCGGATTATAAACTGCGGTGGCGGCGCCGACCTCGGAAACGCTGAGGCGCCCGATGGCCGAGACCAGCGTGTATGACGCCACCAGAATGTTCCGCTTCGTTGTTTCCAGGTTCACCTGGGACTGAAGCAATTCCTGCTGGGCGTTCAAAACGTCGAGAACGGTCCGCTGGCCGACCCGCTCTTCTTCGCGAACGCCATTGAGGGCCGTGGTGTTGGCGACGATCGACGCCTTGTCGGATTCCGACTGGGCCTTGAAGCCTTGCAGCTGCGCCCAGGCCTGAACGACCTGGGATTGGGAGGCCGCGCGCGCCACCTCGATCTGCTGAAGCGCTGCGATTTGATTGTGTTTGGCCTGCCGCACGCGGGCATAGACTTCGCCGCCTGCTGGATAGATCGGAACGGTTACACGCCCGACGATCGACGCCGATGTGGCCTCGTCGATGCCGTCCGACGGATCGAACTGATCGGTGTAATTTGCCTCAAGTTGTGCCTGAGGAAGCAATGCGCCCCGGATCTGATCGACCGTAAACCGCTGAGCCTGCTCGAGATAGAGAGCCTGCACGACCTGGGGATTCTCTTTCACGCCGATCGCAATTGCATCTTCAAGCGTCCGCGGGACGAGCTTCGTATTCGGATTTGCTTCGATCAGCCCCGTGGGCGGATGGCCGACGACCTGCTCGAAGATGGCGCGGCTCGACTTGAGATTGGCTTTGGCCTGATCAAGGTCCGATTGGCCGAGGGCGCGCCGGGCTTCCGACTGCGCAACGTCAGTTCTCGTCACTTCGCCGACGCTGAAGCGGTCCCGCTGGGCTTTCAATTCAGCATCGAGAAACTTCAAGTTGTTCTCGTTCAACTTAACGATGGCCTGGTCACGGGTCACATCGCCGAACGCCGTTACGGCGTCGAGCAAAACCTGCTGTTCCGTCTGCCTCAGCGTCTCGCGCCCGGCGCGGTCGTTGGCTTCGGCGGCGTTGACCGCGTTCGTGACTTGAAAGCCAGTGAAGAGAGGCTGCACGAGATCGAGTGCATAGCCGCGCGGGGACGTAATCGCGCGATTAGATTGTCCAACGAGCGGTGAGATGGTCGTGCTTTTCTCGCGGCCGACATTGGCGGAAGCGTTGATATCCGGCCGGTAGCCGGCATTGGCTCTCGAGATATCCTCGTCCCGCGCCCTTTGCGTCGCGCGGGCGGAATCGAGCGTCGGACTGTATTGGTAAGTTGCCGTCAGGGCGTCGAGCAGCGTTTCTGCGCGCGCTGTTGCAGTCATCGCGACGCCAACGGCCAAGGCCAGGAAGGCTTTGGCCGTGTAACGGCCGACCGAGATCGCGCCGTTGCGTGACGATACTTTGACGTTGGAATTAGCCAATTGAATTC includes:
- a CDS encoding DUF2497 domain-containing protein, whose product is MSRLESTAEPSMEEILASIRKIIAEDSSGLRSPSTSPRPGAPFSPAMKTSPAPSPSAPTPQRGFMSREAFLKSSQPADPEPEIKQAHGFSNPAPSLDAEKPSTLRSRPSEDSREAGTAAGKAEQRTPSFTPIEKNDFPAAEPAPKERNGNVSPEASLKSVSVESITIESISIETIAAEPKPVEPAVVIEATPVDVHPVVESDTARIEAQLAELLNDDLNALRQGRSASPHDTVGKAEVPAEPAASSGKAPSDEFPSGEPADSADPFAFDLGPSPFAKSAAKVEPQPEVRADLKIEPKFEPKFEPKFEPKFEPKFEPKIEPKLEPKIEPKFEAKAEPKFESKFEPKVEAARPIEAAPAPQPAMTPFEAPFASARPAVNEMPVNGAANGSYASHAFEVPKSAGFGNSEAPVSAPKPRQTFVVPSVSATLGPSRKLEPLSEAFRPSFGLSVPERTIPTAELAPEPQQPVRSVEPDRTRQEPSAAPALRSESTESALEATSPSNELISGDRPMEDAVADLLRPLLKTWLAENMPKILERALRREMSERLLPGQKNPRD
- a CDS encoding TolC family outer membrane protein codes for the protein MANSNVKVSSRNGAISVGRYTAKAFLALAVGVAMTATARAETLLDALTATYQYSPTLDSARATQRARDEDISRANAGYRPDINASANVGREKSTTISPLVGQSNRAITSPRGYALDLVQPLFTGFQVTNAVNAAEANDRAGRETLRQTEQQVLLDAVTAFGDVTRDQAIVKLNENNLKFLDAELKAQRDRFSVGEVTRTDVAQSEARRALGQSDLDQAKANLKSSRAIFEQVVGHPPTGLIEANPNTKLVPRTLEDAIAIGVKENPQVVQALYLEQAQRFTVDQIRGALLPQAQLEANYTDQFDPSDGIDEATSASIVGRVTVPIYPAGGEVYARVRQAKHNQIAALQQIEVARAASQSQVVQAWAQLQGFKAQSESDKASIVANTTALNGVREEERVGQRTVLDVLNAQQELLQSQVNLETTKRNILVASYTLVSAIGRLSVSEVGAATAVYNPEVHYLEVRNKWFGLDITHDDGRQEHMEVAPIK